One window of Candidatus Nanopelagicales bacterium genomic DNA carries:
- a CDS encoding TatD family hydrolase: MTLPIPAPEPLPAPVIDSHCHLDITAEYSGLSPAQALDAAARVGVTGVVQVGVDVESSQRSVELAREFDNVVAAVAVHPNEAPRRGSELDNDLQHIAELAADPRVVAIGESGLDHFRTDESGRAAQERSFRAHINLARRTAKTLVIHDRDAHTDVLRVLDDEDLPDRIVFHCFSGDAAMARLCSDAGWYISFPGVVTFKNAGELRAAAAVVPPDRMLVETDAPFLTPAPHRGKPNASYLLPWTVLTLSDVTGIELPELCGQLHANTMAAFAITPELGFTG, translated from the coding sequence ATGACCCTGCCCATCCCGGCACCGGAACCCCTGCCGGCGCCGGTCATCGACAGTCATTGTCATCTGGACATCACGGCGGAGTACTCCGGTCTCTCGCCGGCGCAGGCCCTCGACGCGGCGGCGCGGGTGGGTGTCACTGGGGTCGTCCAGGTTGGTGTCGATGTCGAGTCGTCCCAGAGATCGGTCGAACTCGCGCGAGAGTTCGACAACGTGGTGGCCGCGGTGGCTGTTCATCCCAACGAAGCACCTCGGCGCGGGTCCGAACTGGACAACGACCTGCAACACATCGCCGAACTGGCAGCGGATCCACGAGTGGTCGCGATCGGCGAGTCGGGGCTGGACCATTTCCGAACTGACGAATCCGGTCGCGCTGCGCAGGAGCGCTCATTCCGGGCTCACATCAACCTGGCCCGTCGGACCGCGAAGACGTTGGTGATCCACGACCGCGATGCCCATACCGATGTCTTGCGGGTCCTCGACGACGAGGACCTCCCCGACCGGATTGTGTTCCACTGCTTCAGCGGCGACGCCGCGATGGCGCGCCTGTGCAGCGACGCCGGGTGGTACATCTCGTTCCCGGGAGTTGTGACGTTCAAGAACGCGGGGGAGTTGCGAGCCGCCGCCGCAGTCGTGCCGCCGGACCGGATGCTGGTCGAAACCGATGCGCCCTTCCTGACCCCGGCACCGCATCGCGGCAAACCCAACGCGTCGTACTTGCTGCCTTGGACGGTCCTGACGCTGTCTGACGTGACGGGGATCGAACTTCCAGAACTCTGCGGACAGTTGCACGCCAACACGATGGCCGCGTTCGCGATCACGCCTGAACTGGGTTTCACGGGGTGA
- the rsmA gene encoding 16S rRNA (adenine(1518)-N(6)/adenine(1519)-N(6))-dimethyltransferase RsmA — protein MTELLGPRDVQQLAAPLNLHPAKALGQNFVVDPNTIRRIVRLADLPPEAEVLEVGPGLGSLTLGLLAAGHRVTAVEIDERLARLLPDTVDARLPEGAARLRVVAADAISIDAGLGVPDSLVANLPYNVAVPVLLHCLATFPSLERSLVMVQKEVADRLAAAPGSKTYGVPSVKAAWYARVRRVGSVPPTVFWPVPRVDSGLVLLVAHRDPADVRGEQPRDRVFAVIDLLFGQRRKTVRHTLTARLGPEVADSALARAGLAPGDRPEQWGLAQFVQLAAALPKSTQSHQLSRDLA, from the coding sequence GTGACCGAACTCCTCGGTCCGCGTGACGTCCAGCAGTTGGCGGCACCGCTGAACCTGCACCCGGCGAAGGCGCTGGGGCAGAACTTCGTCGTGGATCCCAATACGATCCGGCGTATCGTCCGCCTGGCCGATCTGCCGCCGGAGGCGGAGGTGCTGGAGGTGGGTCCGGGTCTGGGCAGTCTCACTCTCGGGCTACTTGCCGCCGGGCACCGGGTCACGGCTGTGGAGATCGACGAACGCCTGGCCCGACTGCTCCCGGACACGGTGGATGCCCGGCTCCCGGAGGGCGCCGCACGGCTGCGGGTCGTTGCAGCCGACGCCATCAGCATCGACGCCGGCCTGGGGGTACCGGACTCCCTGGTCGCCAACCTGCCGTACAACGTCGCGGTGCCGGTACTGCTGCATTGCCTGGCCACCTTCCCTTCTCTGGAGCGGTCGTTGGTCATGGTGCAGAAAGAGGTTGCCGACCGGCTGGCGGCGGCCCCCGGAAGCAAGACCTACGGAGTCCCCAGCGTGAAGGCAGCCTGGTACGCGCGGGTACGTCGAGTGGGCTCGGTGCCGCCGACCGTGTTCTGGCCGGTGCCCCGCGTAGACAGCGGGCTGGTTCTGTTGGTGGCTCACCGCGACCCGGCTGATGTGCGCGGTGAGCAGCCACGCGATCGGGTGTTCGCCGTGATCGACCTACTGTTCGGACAGCGCCGGAAGACAGTCCGTCACACCTTGACCGCACGACTTGGTCCGGAAGTGGCCGACTCAGCCTTGGCCCGGGCGGGACTGGCCCCCGGTGACCGTCCTGAACAGTGGGGCTTGGCGCAGTTCGTCCAGCTCGCGGCCGCACTGCCGAAGTCAACGCAGTCACACCAGCTGTCCCGCGACCTGGCATGA
- a CDS encoding methyltransferase domain-containing protein: MAVDAILMEHAATRENFDEQLYLLANPDVVQQIASGGVRSAHEHLTRDGLREGRPIRLPVETISAAKAAKRDRMRPILRSDMRSVDNGNCVDFLTDDLRAAFDIVETDAVSAHDYDPIILGLVERNSEGLVLDCGSGMRRTYFSNVVNFEIVDYDTTDVLGVGEELPFRDECFDAVISTAVLEHVKDPFRCAEEIVRVLKPGGELICTVPFLQPVHAYPNHFYNMTAQGLQNLFADQLTIKGTSVHGDLRPLYSVRWILNSWALGLSGRTRRKFERMRVGDLMGDPTKLVDMPFVTELSDEKNRELACAVQLSAVKPLSS, from the coding sequence GTGGCTGTGGACGCGATCCTCATGGAGCACGCGGCAACCCGTGAGAACTTCGACGAGCAGTTGTATCTCTTGGCCAATCCCGACGTAGTCCAGCAGATCGCTTCAGGCGGTGTGCGTTCCGCGCATGAGCACCTCACGCGCGATGGGCTGCGGGAGGGTCGCCCCATCAGGCTTCCCGTCGAGACCATCTCGGCCGCAAAGGCAGCCAAACGCGACAGGATGCGACCGATTCTCCGGTCCGACATGCGCTCCGTCGACAACGGGAACTGTGTCGACTTCCTGACCGACGACCTTCGGGCCGCCTTCGACATCGTCGAGACGGACGCTGTCAGCGCCCATGATTACGACCCGATCATCCTGGGATTGGTCGAGCGCAACTCAGAAGGGCTCGTCCTCGATTGCGGATCGGGAATGCGGCGAACCTACTTCTCCAATGTGGTCAATTTCGAGATCGTCGACTACGACACCACAGATGTCCTGGGAGTCGGCGAGGAGTTGCCGTTCCGCGACGAATGCTTCGACGCGGTCATCTCGACAGCGGTGCTGGAGCATGTCAAGGATCCCTTCCGATGTGCGGAGGAAATCGTCCGAGTACTCAAGCCGGGTGGGGAACTGATCTGTACCGTGCCGTTCCTCCAGCCAGTGCACGCCTACCCGAACCATTTCTACAACATGACAGCCCAAGGTCTGCAGAACCTGTTCGCGGATCAGCTGACCATCAAGGGAACCTCCGTGCACGGAGACCTGCGCCCGCTCTACTCAGTTCGTTGGATTCTCAACAGTTGGGCATTGGGACTCTCGGGGCGCACACGACGGAAGTTCGAGCGGATGCGGGTCGGTGACTTGATGGGTGATCCCACGAAGTTGGTGGACATGCCATTCGTCACGGAACTGTCGGATGAGAAGAATCGCGAACTCGCCTGTGCGGTCCAACTATCGGCGGTCAAGCCCCTCTCGTCATAG